The stretch of DNA GATTCCTCCGGGAGGAGAGGGAGATCCGGGAGCGCGGCATGGAGCTTCTTGAAGCGGTGGGCCTTAAGAAGCTGGCCAACGAGAACGCCACCTCATTGCCCTATGGGGCCCAGCGCAGGTTGGAGATAGCGAGGGCCTTGGCCACCGGACCGTCGTTCCTGCTCTTGGATGAGCCTGCGGCGGGGATGAACCCTCAGGAGTCCACGGAGCTCATGGACTTCATAAGGAACATAAGGGACAAATTCAACCTGACCATACTGCTCATCGAGCACGACATGAAGGTGGTAATGGGGATATCGGAGTACATATGGGTTCTGGATTATGGGACCATAATAGCCCAAGGGGTTCCCAGTGAGATACGCTCTAACCAGAGGGTGATAGAGGCCTACCTTGGGGAGGAGGCGCTGGAGCATGCTTGAGGTAGATTCCCTTCACGTA from Thermanaerothrix sp. encodes:
- a CDS encoding ABC transporter ATP-binding protein; the protein is MAEHILKTEGVVMRFGGLTAVNGFEIAVPEGSIVSLIGPNGAGKTTCFNIMTGFYKPTEGKVFFKGEEITGLSPHLVCRKGIARTFQNIRLFSGGSVLENVMVGFRVRQKSPWWAAPFALPGFLREEREIRERGMELLEAVGLKKLANENATSLPYGAQRRLEIARALATGPSFLLLDEPAAGMNPQESTELMDFIRNIRDKFNLTILLIEHDMKVVMGISEYIWVLDYGTIIAQGVPSEIRSNQRVIEAYLGEEALEHA